The segment TGAGTTCCAATATTTGGTCAATTTCCGGACAAGTGAAATTTAAACTTGGGATTTTTTCAACGATACTTGTCAACTCATTGAGGGAAAAGGCGCGCTCCTGCAGCGACGAATCTTGTCCATTCCGAATACGTTGTTGGTGTTTAAGAGACAAAATGTTTTGACAATCCTCGATGAACTGAGTCGCGCTTGACGTAAAATGTctcaaattgtttaaatacTCACCAAATAAATTCAATCGGTGTTGATCGTATGGTTGTTCGCCCGCAGCTGCCGTTGAAAAAATCGATGAGTTTATTTTATCTCCCTCATTGAGTAGTATTTTGTACTGTTTCAATGTTATTTCACTGTCCTGTGCCATCATTGTTTCGTAGTTTCGAATCCATGACTCAAAATTAACAGAgtattcattcaatattttgaaataactCTTAAGCTTATCATCGGAGTGAAACAATTGTAGCTCCACTTGAAATTTATCCATGAAATCTGGCGAATCCAAATATTTTAAAAAGCTTTCCATCGATATGAGCATAGAGTcctttgaatcaatttcagtGATCATAACGCGAGAGGGAAAGATAGAACTATGATCGTCATCAGCAATTATATCTGACAATGACTCCTCAACGACGCTGGTCTCCTTTATTTTTAGCTTTCTAATCTTGTCTCgcaattcaatttctctgAGATACAAAGCCTCATAGAGACTTGCGACTCTTGCAAAAACATCAGAGTTGAAGGATATATAGCCACCATTGTCATAGATCATAGCCACAGTAACAAGAAGCTTGAATACCAGAAAATTGGGTAAAATGCCTTGCTTTGATAACCAGTTTTCTCCCTCTATTGCGTAATCCAACCACAAACTagatgcaaaatttgtCTCTTCTGTGAAGTTAAATCCATAAGATTGAGCCGATGAATAAGTTTTAGGAAATTTAATGATAAATTCACCTGGATTTTGTACCGTTGTCGTATAACgaatattgtttttttcGAGTAATTCTGGTGTTATTCTCAAATCTTGATTATATTTAAACTCTTTATGTTGGCATATAGCGTCAAGCTTTGCATTTCCATGCTGTAGATTAACATCCAGCTTTGCATTAACTGAGTTCTCCAAGGATTTAATAATCAAATCTGTATCAATTTCGTCACAGTTGGACCTAAACAAAGCAGCGCATACTTTGTCCATGTCAACGGGTTCATCGTGATTTACGGTTGAAGCCAACATCACATCGTGGGTCGCATCTCTGACTAACTGCTCGAACTTTTCGAATTCAGATTCCGGTATGAAGTACCATCGTTTTGGCGCTCCAAAGAAGTGATAATTAATCAACTGAGTAAAGTGATCCTCACATGTCCAATTCTCTGTGCTAAATGTCATCCCGACATTCACTCTAGTCTCAGTCAACTCCTGGTTTCCGATATCCGATTCGTTCAATGTACCTAGTATAGCATTTGGTAGAGTTGAGAAGTTGTGAAGGTTCCAAGGGTACAATGCAGACTCCATTGTCCTATCTATACTTGTGGCTTGATTATACTCCCAGGGATTCTGATGTGAAAAGCCGTGAGGTGTAGTGTTTGGGTTCTTTGCATTTACAGCCTGTTTCGCATGTGATAAACTCAATTGGTGATTATTAAGtgcatttttgaaatttgacatATCATCGCCTATTCTCACAAATCCGGATCCGTGGACAGAACTTGGCAAATCTTTACCCATTTCGAGCTCAATACCATTGGAAAATACCAGATCAACATCTTGATTTCTGATGTACCTCCAGTATAAACTTTCAAGCTCTTTAAACCCTATGCAATCCCGCTGCCCAGGATCTGCACGGAATAGATCTTTATTCTGTTGAACGATGTActcttgaaattttatATCCTTTTCCATAAACTGTCTCAAGGTGTAGGACGAAGCAATTTTAGGCACCTCTGTTAAAGAGGATCCATCTTGATGATCTCTGATGTAGGATGAGCTTGCGAAAAGCAAAGCTTGGGGGGTTATAAATGCATTGACAATGTCCATAGCtcttttatttcttttcttatcattttgtttgataacATAAGTGTTTGGCTGTTTGACGTCTATTAGATGGGGAGAATTAGCCAATATTccttttgaaacttttgttCTGAATTGACGCTTAAATTGCTTTGCCGATCCAACAATAATTGGAGCATAGTACCGATTGTCTacttttattttcttttcagaCATGTCCAACGGTTGTAAGTTACGTTTGCCACTTGGCAGCAATGTTTCCATAGTCTGTTCTTCTTTGACCATACCCATATTTCGATTGGCAACATACAACTCATACGgatacaaaattttttgatacGATGCCTTTAATGAACTACTCAAACTTGTCATTATTTTACCCTTATAGCCTAACTCTCGCCCTATTTGAGCCCAAagttttttatttataaCTTCAATGAAACCGCCGCGTACTATCACCGACTGATATAATTTATACAAATCCAAGGGGCGTTTATCGATCATGGGTAGTTTACTTAAGtgaaattgtaaattgttAGTGCCATTTTTGTCCTTTGGCCTTCTTGTCTCAGGATCTTCAAAGTAATGGTATTGGTCACTCTGATGGAATTCAAGTAAATCGCGATGAAACTTGAGTCTGACAATAAGTTCATCGTTTTTAGgattattcaacaatttatcagTGTGAAACCAAAATAAATCAGAATTAACTTGATTTGTAGTTTGAAACAATGCCTCGTCCTTTACCGGTAGTTTCACTTTTACGGCACCATACTTTTTCCCCAACTCCAGTAGACTATCAACCAATGAAATGGGGTCTTTTGCtatttcttcattgatATGCAAAAATGGAATTTCATTGTCTTCTTGGTGATGAAACGGGacaatgaagaatttgtttGGTATCAGGCCATAATGTATCGGCGGAGAGGCTTTTGACTTTTGTTGAGATATATTAAACGGGCTGTAGTTGAAATTCGACAATTGACCATTAAACAACACCTGGTGGTGCTCCTCGTCGCTGACTTCAAGATGTTTCAAATCTGGTAATGTGGATGTATCAAAGAATCTGGATGATTTGGGAAAAGTTGAAGTCTGGCTGGGAATGGTCGTGGAAAGGTGTCTATGTAGATTATGTGGAATACTAGGGCTTCCGCTTTCTTCCGAATACAATGTCATGGCTATTTACAGGCTCATATGGTGAGGTCAGACAAATGACAATGAAGAATGAAAATTGTTTGCTTGGGTATTCAAAAGAGTGGGAATATTCAAAGTCGGAAAGgggaaaagaaagagagaaaaaaattatttagGATTTTTCAGTATCTGATTAGCACTTTGAGGTTACAGATGAGGTTTCTCTCAAGATTACAGATACACAGCGGAACTCTTAAGTAAGTAACTTGTGTCCATAAGTGTATACAAAGGTGGTTTTAATAATAACTTAGGGTATCGTAGGTGATATTTATACAAAGTTAAGATTTATACAAACTATCTAACTTATAATAAAGCAGCGGCAATAGCTACCAAACCAGCGGCAACACCAGCGACATTCTTAGCACCAGAACCTTCATATGAAGTAACATTTTGGTAGATGGTAGAAGTGgtgtcaatttcaagtgGTGCTGATTGAACTGGAGCAGCTTTGGATTCAACAGCGGCTGGTTTAGATTCAACAGGAGCAATTTCAGCAGGGGCAGATTCAGCAGGGGCAGATTCAGCAGGGGCAGATTCAGCAGGGGCAGCTTCAGTAGGAGCAGCCTTTGTAGATTCTTCTGCTTTAGATTCTGGGGCAACAGTGACACATTCTTCTTCACAGATGGTCTTGGTGATAGTGATCTCATTGGTAGTGTAAGAAGTTGGAATGATACATTCTTCAGTGATTGTAACAGTCGTTGGTTCTTTAACTTCAATTTCACTTGCTTTACAAATGTCAGACTCTTCACAAACAGTGACAGTTATAGTGGTTGGTTCTGGACAGTAGGTGGTGTAACCAGTAACGGTAACATCAACAGTGACAATGGTACCATTTTGGTAAGCAGCAGCTGAAGCATAAGCAGACAAGCTGGCAACGGTGGCTAATGAAGTGAATTGCATTGTGTAATAGGAAAATTAACGAAAGTAAACAGTTGGAATAATAAACTTGAAGAGCAAATGTAGTTGATgagagaagaaagaagaaagagttCTCAAGGAAAGAAGTGGGAAATCAAGTAAacttatatatatagacCTCAGAAGAGTTTTAGAATTTTCTTTAACTGCAAAATCAAGAGTATTGTCTTTGATACTGCACATAAGTGAGAAATATATCAAACGATTTTTTCTGTTACACTAAATCATACGTGAGATTACATAAGCCATGCAAATGTCTCAAATAGGAAGCTGTACTCCCTAATTGGGAAATTGACTAGGCTGATTTGGTCTATTGACCACTATTACACACGCCCAGCCAAGTAAATACATTAAAAACCCCGGTTTATTTTCCATGAAAGCTGCATAGATTAGGCAATTGATTCGTCAAATGGAGACGATCCAACTTACCTAAGAAACTTTGCTAAGTTATTAGGAAACTATAAACATCTGGATTAGTGTCTATGGAAACTGATTCAAAACATATAattttttgacaaaataGAAACTACCGATTCAGAGGTTTGTCATTTGTGATTCTTTGGATCGTCTATTTAATCTTTTACGCAGTATATGGAAGAGTCAAcatttctattgtttttgtagAACTATATACGGACTTCTATTGTTCTTCGTGTATTCTATTCATATTAAGCCGCAACACATATGCAATTAATTTgtaacaaaacaataagtGGGGCGCGTAtacagaaacaaaaaacgAGAGAACGGTCGTATGTGTAATAATGAATGCAATACCAAACTAATCACACAAAATCATATCCTTTTGAAACCAATCTGAAGGGCGACAAAGCTTATAATGGTTGCTGCTACAAAGTGAGAAGAAGCGTGGCGGTATTCAGAGCTGTAGAATCCTCAGAAAAATGTCAACATGAACCTAAATTAAAACACATTTGCCGCGTGCTTTTGCATATAATAACACCACAATGATAAAATCGTTTTCCTATACGACGTACATTACGCAAACAAACAGAAAATATCAACTTAAAACCGGCAAATCCTTCCGGATACCCCACAGGGAATGATTTTATGAGAATGTGTCAGTTTTGAATGTAATGGCCTCCACATAATGCAATCCATAACTTACGTGTCAATCACTCTAAAGCAAGGTCCCCTATCGGTTGGCTGTCTAAAAAAGTGACTGAGAGACCCAAATAGTTTGGTAATCGTTCCCACATTATGGATAACTAATAGCTATTAGCATGATGTTATTGGGTCATGTACCATTGGATGACTAAAACCCAaacattcaattcattaaacACAAGAAAATAATTGATGTTTGTTTTGGCGGTATGTGTGTTCTTGGCAATAAATGGATTGCACTGCCTTAATTATCGAGAGATGCGCAATCACAACAAGTAGAGTCTTTTAAACAACTTTTTAACTTGAAGTATAGCTGTAACATACTTTTAAAAACGAAGACTTCTACAATATTATCTAAACGTCTATGCGACACAACAAGATCAAACTCGAAACGCGCGGTTACATCTGAATCAACTTGGGGAAACCCCAAATGAATAATCACCTTGAATCCAAGTATTAAGCATTAACAAGGAGTTGCTTGGTTGATCGTATGGAACCATGTGTCCAGCATCATATACTCTCAAGAAGGtgaaatttttgtaattcttgACTTCACCAGCTGGCCTCTTcttaaattgaatatcaaGTGAAGTGTCACCAGTAGTGGTGACTTTAGTTGTAATCCATGGTTTCAAAGGCTCATTGGCAAAAGCTTCACCATGCTCGTAGTCTAACTTGTTAACCCACGCGTAGTTTCCTAACCAGTTACAAATATAGTCCTTGTCACCAGCATAAATCAAGACGGGAATTTGGTGATCTAATAACTCTGCAACATATTGTTGGAAAGGCTTAAACTCATCTCCATCCAAAAGGAAGTTTCTGAATACAGTATCATCACAGGAGGTAAAAATGTCAATGTTGGAAGCACCAACAGCTTGCTTAACATAATCCAAGTTCaaataatcatcaatgtaATTCATTTCCAAATAGCAGTTACCTCCTTCCTCTGCACAAGGTTTCCTAATGTCGTATGGGTTCAAACCTGTCTCGATATAAGGTTGCAAAAGTTTGAGATCGCAATAGTATTGAGCAGGAACACAGGAAAAtgcattttgaaatttataaCACAATTTTGCCAAACTTGCACATTTTGGGAAATCACGCTCCATTTGATCACATTGCTCTTCTGTTAAGACGGGCTTGTACCCACCTTGACCACATGCCATTGGTCTGTACTCTCCTGCCTGAATCAAAGGGTCTGTAATACCATTACCAATCAAAACTGATGCCAATTCGAACGAACGATCAGCattattgataatttcaCTAGCAAATTTTGGAACATAATGGCCAGCATAAGATTCTCCAGCAATGTGGAACTTATTTTGGGTGAATTGGGGgaatttttggaaaaacaaTTCTAGAAATACATAGACATCCTTGGCTGCAGTCTCGGTGTTTCTCACTTCATCACCACCTGAATATGAATAACCGACACCAACTGGTTGATCCAAGAAAATTACTGAAGCGTTGGAGTTCCATGAATATGGATTGTAGACCGGTTGCAATgtggaattgattgaagaaggtCCCAACTCAAAGAACAAACCCGTAGCACTACTACATCCTGGTCCTCCATTCAACCACAAAACGATTGGATCATTTTTAGGGTCATTTCTACTCTCGAAAAACCAGAAAAAGTAGTGATGATCAATGCTTTCGACGTCAATGTACCCAGTATATTGTTTGACGGTATCAAGACCCAAAATTTCTGGGTTGgtatttttgattcttaATGAATAATCCCTGAATTTGTCATTGgacaaaatttcaaactgCTCAGACTCTTCTTGCtccaacttcaatttcttcattggtGAAGTTAATTTCTGCCTATACTGTTTTACCAATTGGGAAATTTTAGAGGGCGATAACCTAGTTCGCATATCTTTCCAGGCTTTAGTCAAAATCTCTGGCGAATATTCCATTTGATTATAAATGGCATCTAACTCGGCATCAACTGATGATTGGTGTTCGACATTTTCGTTCACCAATAAAACCTGGTCATTCTTATCACCAAAAAGACCACCGAGTCCACCAAAGAGTGCCtgagttgttgaagcaaCTGTAAGTGCTTGAAGTAGGGTTGATGTCTTCATTGTATGATACCGATGagctttgttgttggaaacAAGTTGGTGGTatgttcaattgaaagctgctttaaagaagaaaccaaaattatATACGGATTAGATAAAGTGCAACTCAATTTGCGGGTTCTTTTGGTCAAGTGGCACCAAAAGGAAAGAAGAGAGAAAAGCCGACAGAAAAAAGCGGAATTTTCACCCATTTGGGAAGATAAACCCAGAATGAATTATTGAGTCAAAAGTCGGCTTTGTATGTAATATGCTCACTACTATCAGCTATTGATGCTTCTAAAGTGTAGGTGAGTCTTTATCATCCAACCCATTTCCTAAGCCAAGGACACATAACATAAGTTTGTACTGTAGATTATTCTCTCTGTTAGTTATTTACCAATGTACACTACTATTACTGGCtaaagtttttttttcaacttcctGTTGTAAACAATCGAGATATTCATTGGCAATCAAGACTCAACAGCGATCTAATCACCATGCCCTCACTTGTTCCAATAACTACAAATCCTAGGACTATCACTCCGCTTAATGGTTCTACCCCAGATGTATCCCAATTTGGATTCGGCCAATACCAGAGTATAGGGTCAAATTATGGCTTGTATGGAGGTTACATGCAACCACAAACAATTGGCAGCAATCATCGAGGCATCAACGAAAAGCTGAGGATAATAATGGGGTTAAAATCAGGAATACCatctgaaattgattggGCGTTGATGAGTTTGGCAAGAAATTCAATCCAGCCTTACTTgcaatttgaagaagatacaTTTATCGCCCATGAATTAATTAAGTATTTGTATCAACCTTTTCATTTGATACATGATAAAAAGTATAATTTAGTGAATCAGAGCATGCTTACTCACAGTCTAGATGCACTTTTGACTTTGCGAAATTCCGTTCAAGACTTGAGTAATCAGCAATGGTTGTCACAAATTGGcagtttcaaaaaacaattgattgatatcTTGAAATTCTTGTCGAACTGGCTTTTCCTGTCCGGAAAGCAAATAAATGAACTATCCGGTTTCGAAGACCAGTTTTCAGAAGCTTTAACATACATTATTGACTTATTAGAGCCCTTGACGTGTTattacatcaacaattcaaagaaTGATGTACTTTTTAACGCGTTGATGCAAATACTTTGTGTGACGGATGATAAAAACCTATTTATAAACATTCTAAAGTGTATTTCGCATTTGCTTATCACGTGGCACAAGAATTCCAAAGGttctgatgaagatgacgacaatattgatgatgacgaccAAACTTTGGACCAGGAGGAAGATGACACCAAAGTCACAAATAACTGCGTTGATGCTATAACAGATCAACAATTAGAACACGTAATCAACACCTTGTTAGTTGGTGACAACGATTTGAACAATGCAGTGTTGGActttttgaagatgtaCCTCTTTTCGGAAGCTTTACATAAGGACCATCCTAATTCTGTAAAGGACTCACAACGATTAAGATTAAAGAATTTGTTACAACTAGCAACTACAAAATCTAACTATGAAACATTGGTCAAACAGCTTCCTTTGCTACTCGTGTCAAACCTTCCATTAATGGAGCCCGTAGATCCACAACCAGTCCCAAACACGTTTCTTACCAGACGTACTCAACACTCAAATGCTCCCCTTTCCGCACCTGAATTGACCAAAGATTTGTATAGGATCATGCTTCAATTCCCAGAGCCGGCAAGGGCAACCACGTGGTTACATTGTTGCTACgaaccaacaacaagcgataaagttgaagtgacacaaatttcaatttggaaatcTTATGAAACCCAGTTTCAAGAAATCTGGAAAGTCGATGGAAGAGAACGAAACCCAAATTTGCATCCATTGTTACCTGCCgttgatttcatcaaaaatgtAACCAAAGCCTTTCCAAATGCCGAGGCAAAAGTGTTAACCATTCAGgatgaaggagaagaacaatcaagaaaaaagtTTATCATTCAAGGTATACAGCCTAGACAATTTCCAGTTAGTATAGAAACAGGGAATTACGAAGCGTTGAAATCGTCTTCGGAAATCTTACAACAAGAAGGTTCGACAACTTTACCAATTGGCCATTTTGATTCAAGgggatttgaaaattttgttgcttCCGAGCTGGAACTAATCTTAAGCGAGGAAAACAAAGTAGTCCAATCACATTTGAATTCGATCAATGAGTCAAGTCGCGATATTTTGGAGTATATTATCAAAGAGATTTTAGAAAGGGAACATGACCATGATCATGCAGCATCTAATCTTTTCAGGCTACACAACAGCTACTGGTTACCTGACTTGGTTTACGCCAATCCCTCGTTAGTTGAGTCCGGGATCATCAATAGCAAATGGCTACAATATCTTCTATAGATGTGTAATTCGAAATGTAATACTATAGTTAAACCAGTGTCGTACTGATTTAGGCGTAAATAGCGAGCGGGTCTATGAGAATGGTGTGAGgaaaaaaatcatcaaattagaaaagaaacaaggGCATAACACattgaacaacaaccaaaaccTCGTAAACACTCAAAGATGGCTGgcaaaaatcaacttcCATTCCATGTACGTGCCACTGATGTTGTACACAGATTAACTGTTCTAGGGTTAGCTGGGTTCTGTATTGTAGGTGGAGGATCAatagttttcaatatttggGCAAATTCCGATTATGCTCCTTggaacaaaaagaagttgaaatttgaGGAAGAGCAGTATCATCAATCTAGAGAGGTTGGTGAGTCCAGCTCATCACAAGTTGAATAAGGATTCACAGGAGTGATGTGATGGggtattttgtatttggagGGACTGAGTATTACATGTATATACGGATTCAATAAAATGCTTACAAACATTTGATTAATTGTAAAAAATAGTCTCTATTAAGTTCTAATACGCTTTTCTATGTCCAAGCCATCATCTGTATCCATTTTCCTCTTTCGTATGAGGTCATCTTTGTCCTCATCGCCATCTCCCTCTTcactctttttcttcttcttctttagtGGTTCCTTGGCGTGGCTGAGATATAGTACATTTCTCAAATACCTGTAATTCTCCTCATTGAAATTACTAAATTCAGCCTTGTTGATAGGATTTATAATCACTAGATCGTAATCGAATGTAAACTCATGATTACAAACTGGGCAATGCGCTTCAATCTGGTCAGATGTTTCAACTGACTTTAGcgactttttcaattctttcaataatttgTATGACATTACACAGCCGCAAGGTCGCAAATATGAATATGATGTCTTATCGTCTAATTCTTTCGTTATGGGGCATTGGAAATGAGCTATGTCATTAATGATGTCCCAAGTAATCTTGACTGTTCGTAGATCCTTTAATGACTTTAAATGTTGAAACTGTAACTGAATCTTTAGCTTATCTAGTTTACAATCTAGCAAGTACTGTAATATCTTCTCCTTTATGTATAGTTTACCTTTAAAGTCACCCACTACTGGATTATTCTTGTACAAAGGAAGACCTGAAAGTGCACAGCTTTGTAACAATATTTGTTCTTTATTTTCCCCTTTGTCCTCAGCAAATGAGGTGAATGTGGATTTCGAGTTATGCAATGATAGTATATCTTGTCTTTTGGCAATTGTACCGCCATCGTTACCCATTTTTTGATGCTCTATGCTAgttgaagagttgaaatgaatttggGATCGTATCGAAGCCGTGGGAAGCAAAACtatcaaaagcaaaaaaaaaaaatcaaacataCGGTTGACTGAAGGGAATCCAACTAGCCCATTGTACATACAATAAACAACTCCAATATTCATTGAACATGTCACAGCCTCAAAAGGTAGACCTCAATTCACTTCCACCACAGCAATTGGTGGAGATTCGTAAAAacattgatcaagaaaTCAATCATTTCACACAATCCTTACAAGCTTTACAAACAgcacaattgaaattgaaagattgtATAACCAGTATAAACAACCTAGAGAAATCCAAAGCTGAAGACATGTTGGTGCCATTGTCAAGCTCATTATATATTCCGGGAAAGGCAGTCACTAAACAAGATTACTTGGTGGATATTGGCACAGGATATTATGTTGAGAAAAAGGCAGAGGATGCTAAAAAAGTCTATGAcaaaaagatcaagaaaCTAGACGAGGATGCAAAGAAGTTGAGGGATatacttgttcaaaaaaatgaattgtTAAATGGTCTCAACTTGATTTTAAGGAGAAAGGTAATTGAAAtggaaaaacaacaagaaacaaaagctTAAACAAGACTATACCCTCAGTCTCAGTTATTCTTTTGGAACCTTGTTCAATATAAATGGCTCCAGAAATACTTGCTTCAAATTGCGTCGTTTCACGGCACCCATACCAGGTATGTTTCCCAACATCTCATTGTCGTGTTTACTGCATTGCAAGACCATCTCCTTGACCGATTTATAATTTGCTAATAGATTAGAAACATCAGTTTTATTAACTGATTTAATTCCTGTAAATGCTTCAACTACATTTGAACTGTAATCTGCTCCTTTGAATCCTCGAATACTCTGTTTTGCTTGGTGTGGAGCGTTATCGAGATGTTTGCCAAGTGCAATATAATTCCCAGCCTCTTCAAATGACCAGGCTAGCACCAATGACAAGTCATGCTTGATACAAAAATCTGACAATTTTCGCAACACTTCTTGATGCgaatcaatatcaacaactacTAATAAGACGCGTAAGTTATTATCTTTTCGATTCTCAATTATAGTCGATCCTTTATTCAACCTCTTTAGTCTAGTCCAAATATACTCAGGTCTCAACTTGTGATACTTTAATGACAAgaaaaggatttgaaaagtgGGACTAATGTAGTAGTCAGATAATATACTTCCATCAAAAACCCAGGGGGTTGTTTTCATCATCGATTCACTCAACAAAGGGTTCTTCTCTTGTGACTTGTGCACAAGTATATCGGATAGGCCGCTTGATCTTGGCTGTTGTGGTAGTCTACCTGGCCGTATTTGATTGCTAACATTGGAAGATGAGAGGCGAGGTGGTGGTGACGATTGCTTAGGTTGTTGAGGAACAGGCGAGACTGGTTTTGCTGTTGGTTTCTCTAAAGTTGCTCTTTGTGTTTCCAATACTTTCCTTGCAGTTGTTATATTGTTTGTGATTGGCTTCACTGGTGAACTAGCAGTGGGAGGTGATGGTTTTTGCTGTTGGGGCTTTCTCTGTATTGTTATGTCATTTTCCGAAAAATCACCACCATGTTCATC is part of the Candida orthopsilosis Co 90-125, chromosome 2 draft sequence genome and harbors:
- a CDS encoding Rad10 protein (similar to C. parapsilosis CPAR2_107560 and C. albicans RAD10 similar to S. cerevisiae RAD10, involved in nucleotide excision repair); translated protein: MANPNDSNNDKNTENVDSSSFASILAGVKRMRDEHGGDFSENDITIQRKPQQQKPSPPTASSPVKPITNNITTARKVLETQRATLEKPTAKPVSPVPQQPKQSSPPPRLSSSNVSNQIRPGRLPQQPRSSGLSDILVHKSQEKNPLLSESMMKTTPWVFDGSILSDYYISPTFQILFLSLKYHKLRPEYIWTRLKRLNKGSTIIENRKDNNLRVLLVVVDIDSHQEVLRKLSDFCIKHDLSLVLAWSFEEAGNYIALGKHLDNAPHQAKQSIRGFKGADYSSNVVEAFTGIKSVNKTDVSNLLANYKSVKEMVLQCSKHDNEMLGNIPGMGAVKRRNLKQVFSEPFILNKVPKE
- a CDS encoding RSC chromatin remodeling complex component, whose protein sequence is MPSLVPITTNPRTITPLNGSTPDVSQFGFGQYQSIGSNYGLYGGYMQPQTIGSNHRGINEKSRIIMGLKSGIPSEIDWALMSLARNSIQPYLQFEEDTFIAHELIKYLYQPFHLIHDKKYNLVNQSMLTHSLDALLTLRNSVQDLSNQQWLSQIGSFKKQLIDILKFLSNWLFSSGKQINELSGFEDQFSEALTYIIDLLEPLTCYYINNSKNDVLFNALMQILCVTDDKNLFINILKCISHLLITWHKNSKGSDEDDDNIDDDDQTLDQEEDDTKVTNNCVDAITDQQLEHVINTLLVGDNDLNNAVLDFLKMYLFSEALHKDHPNSVKDSQRLRLKNLLQLATTKSNYETLVKQLPLLLVSNLPLMEPVDPQPVPNTFLTRRTQHSNAPLSAPELTKDLYRIMLQFPEPARATTWLHCCYEPTTSDKVEVTQISIWKSYETQFQEIWKVDGRERNPNLHPLLPAVDFIKNVTKAFPNAEAKVLTIQDEGEEQSRKKFIIQGIQPRQFPVSIETGNYEALKSSSEILQQEGSTTLPIGHFDSRGFENFVASESELILSEENKVVQSHLNSINESSRDILEYIIKEILEREHDHDHAASNLFRLHNSYWLPDLVYANPSLVESGIINSKWLQYLL
- a CDS encoding Gim5 heterohexameric cochaperone prefoldin complex subunit, whose product is MSQPQKVDLNSLPPQQLVEIRKNIDQEINHFTQSLQALQTAQLKLKDCITSINNLEKSKAEDMLVPLSSSLYIPGKAVTKQDYLVDIGTGYYVEKKAEDAKKVYDKKIKKLDEDAKKLRDILVQKNELLNGLNLILRRKVIEMEKQQETKA